The sequence cgtcaaaccgaaagtgtcaataatcctgtatgcaggtcaaaagtatgcatccaaccaaaatgcagcaaccaaatgcagcaaacacaatcataagaatataaatacatcaatgcatatgatgctaatgatgcgtcatggtcacccctgacgccagtcagtcctctcacacacaaaaggcgagaccgagtgggtagggctgtgacaaccgtgcactctgtcctcactgctcctgatgagtgaccgagtggacgggatgctgtcggagtactcctgtcctgtgaccccaaatcataaatgggggagctcaatgctctcatctcccggtacacgatgacggggaggtatctctgccggttaccatgctgagtcacctgaccaacggagccaaacagagtccaccgtctgccggctactacgctgctacactaaatgccagcggagccaaacagagcggaactgtctgccggctaccacgctgagtcacctgaccaacggagccaaacagcagaaccgccacacacctgcctgatataccactaatccatgagtggtggtgtgtgcagtacatgtaactggcgatgtgctccaccatagtggagccgacaatcgcacagcatgcaatcatgatgcatgacactaagcatagcaaaaactgatcaacatatccatatccatatatatataatgagtactgtaaaatcgatggtcacataccaagatctagagtacacaggtcagatagaatatcaaaaatctatgtcctgaacataattaGTATGAAATATCCTGATCAGTATagaaaaaatccatatatacataatatgggtaccacagtatcagtaggtcaaatccacagatctagggtatacaggtcctttatgatataacaacctagatcctaaacatatccccctttccatagcatatgtaccaacaatatgcacagatcaaagaatcaaagtctaggtacacgaatcatatatgatatacaaatagaggtacacaagccaggtatggcataaaaacctaagtatcagataatttagatacacatgccagaaacaaaaatccagaacctagtcctaacctcagtaaaacatggtatgtcactctagaacctaagatactcatggtaataaagtactcatggcaaataggatactcatggtaacaaatcacgagatatcagcacggatacataacaagAGTTAAACCTAatatgctatggatatcaaatagtgacataccaaaaacaaacatgttcattgcttgcagctataaagtactatgcatatccaaatgacgatatcataaaagataagtcaagaggtacccgcctccaatgtagatcgaatcaaaccaatccaaatgtcgagacgcccgtcccGAATCACAGTCCTGCAGAtaacgtgatatacaatttagctaattttataaacaacaactagctaaatccaacccaacttaattaggaaaaatcctaatcgatctatcattaattaatcctaattaatgattaacttgaattaatcttcttaatcaataatcctcaatcaacacaatcatttcctttcgctgatcaacttacgcttagcaatatgatcatctctaataaatccaaggactaaatctaatccaacataaatcaactgtacttaattcatcacaactacaatagattaaaccttccataatcacattaggttaagttaaacatgaatccatcataacttacctaaatccacAATTAATCTAGCAACTGCAGGTTACAATATTTCCAACATAATCCGATACAATTGCATATCCTCCAAATACTCATAGAAATACAACCAAAACTCCACACATAACTTACCTTGAATTAATATCCCCGATACTGATCCAAAATCTTCACATTCCATATGCCCAATTGAATTCCTAATCCAAACAGAATAATCTAACATAAAAATCATAAGAGGGCAACCTTGCAACGAAACCAAGCCAACAAAGGGGAAATGATTTGATGCATTTACCTCATCAGTGATATGATGGAACTGCTCCTTGTAAATCTGAAAATCAATTGGGCAGTAGATGCAAGatcaagctcacaaccaaaacaaaggtaaatGGATGATGAGTACATGACCGTGAAGCCGCTGTTGGAGCTCATCCTGACAAGAACACACAAGAGAAACTAGTCCCAGTGAGGAAGAAAATCTTCTCAATACAATCACTCACCGACAATACAGGTGGTGATGACTAAGGCACCATCCCGAAGGAAAAACCCAGGAATAAGTGGTTTACTGTGGGGTCGACGGTGCATAGCTACAGACGGTGGTCGGCGT is a genomic window of Zingiber officinale cultivar Zhangliang unplaced genomic scaffold, Zo_v1.1 ctg147, whole genome shotgun sequence containing:
- the LOC122036370 gene encoding uncharacterized protein LOC122036370, giving the protein MPSIPAQCRRPPFCPSRPPQCLPTPPSLDPTPTTVCSYAPSTPQMSSNSGFTVMYSSSIYLCFGCELDLASTAQLIFRFTRSSSIISLMRNSIGHMECEDFGSVSGILIQGL